The window ACCTCTCCTTTAGATTTCAATTGGGTCCAATCCTTTTATGTTTGGCTTTTTTCCAGCTTTGTATATTAGGTACGGTGAAAGAATATCTCATAAAGACCTGGTTTGTTCCGTACCTAAATTTTTATTTTAGAAGCCGAACCAAAATATTTAAACAGAGCCACCAATAAACCCCAAAAGTAGCCCTTAATCATATACGAATATAATTATCCCAATAAAATATATGTTAGTGGACTAGCTATTTCTTTTAGCTTTTTAGATATAAAATGACTGATTTTTTGACTTCGCATGCACACTATGCAATGCATCGCTTATTGCGAGCGAGCTCGCTCACGTGTGGCGCCCCACATGGGCTGGTGCAGTAACGCTTGGTATTTTAATTGTTTAGTACTGTCACCGACTCGTCGTCTTAAAATAagcgtctcaactttgtactaattttttCCCGTAAAAAAATATTGTACTAACTTTGAAACAAAattgtactaaagttgagacacttattttgggacggagggagcatttctttgtttctttcctctctttttttcctcttttcttctctttcttttttttccttgggTAAATGTTTTTAACATATAAAAGGCTGAAACATGAAATTCTTATCAAATGGGCAAAGTAGAGCGGGGTATAATATACATGTCAAAGTAAATGTGTATTTTGTGGCAAATGGTAATGTAAAGCCGGCCGTTTTATGAGATGACCCCTCTAACTAAGATATGCCCAATCTGCTACGATCATGTATTAGTACAACTAAATCTAGATCGTCAGATCGGCACAGTGGACAATTAATCCGTATTAGGGAGGGGCGACGGCAACGGCGTGCCTTCGGCTTGTAGTCATCGCTATGTGGTCTATGAATATGGATGTAATTTTAGTATTTCTGATGTTcgatgtactgccatgattgattgaaaatgaatagatagAAAATTTCCCAAAAAAAGAGTAAAGAATGCCGTTAAAAAGACTCTACCAATAAGGCGCGGGTGACGGGGTAGTGAGGACTGGACTTTGGCCTAAAGTTTGCAGTAACTCTAAAATCGATGAAAATCTACATCTCGACATGTCGAGCCTCTTTGGTTGTACACCTTGTGCCCTGCAGGCCTGGGCCTAGAAAAACGACAGTTCGTATTCTGCCGAATAAGTGTATAGGGCTACAGTGTGACAATTGGACTTGGAGTATGTGAAAGATTAGATGTTTGAGTCGAACACGTATAATCCATTGCCAAATATATAAATGCATCGTGGAGTATGCCAAAATAGACATGACACATACTAGGCCAGACACATGATCACCAAGGGAACGGTCTAGGCACCGGAACGGTCTAGTGTCAATGTTTGGGTGGCTACGGTTATGACTGCGGGTGGATGTTAAGCATCGTGATTAGGAGGAAGTATAGAATAGATTAGGATTTATTTCTACCTTATCTTGTACTTCAAATTGATCATCTACttgtatatatatgcccacgaggcttaaGCAATATAAAAACAATTCCATCATTCTTCTCTCTATAATAGTACGAACGAAAGAATTATCTCTGCAATAGGCCAAAGGTCACAGAATAAGTCACGGTCGTTAGTCCATTCTCTATACGAGTTTCTTTCACAGAAGGCCAAAGGAAGTCACGCTCCTTAGCCATAAGGTGACGCACGGTGTAGCTGCCCCAACCACACGTACTACTGTCCCACATCGGCCAGTCCAGTCTTGTAAGACTTTGTATATTTAATTATTTATCGTAGTTTGCTATTTGAAACTGTTTTGTGATGGTCTGGTCTTGGAAGATTTTTCTCCGCAGAAGGCCAAACATTAAGTCACACTCGTTAGCCGGACGAGCGGTGTGTGCCACAAGAGAGCACATCCTTCCCCACGGGCACGCTTGTGCATGTGCGGTCTACGCACGTAGGAACtcctgaaaattcaaaaaaaaaaagccGGACACGGTTTGACTGTCCCACATTGGCTAGTTCGCTCTCGTATATTTACTCAGCGGAAGGACCAAAGGCATTCAAGGGTCTGTTTGGTTCGAGAACAAAATGGGATGAAATGTCATGGTTCCATGACATTCTATTTCACTAGAATTGGTCGGTTTCGTTCATGTGTTTGGTAGAGAAATTTTGTGAAATGGAACGGTTCTATTTTGATGTTTGCTTAGAGAGACCAAATGTAATGAATTTGATTCAACTCACCATTTGACACATGAatgatgagattacatatcacatatatcattttacatcTGTAATTATAATACATATTAGGTAATGAAGATATATGCCGTTCGTGAGGGAGAGACGAGGTGACGGATCGAGATGGACTGGCGGCGCAGATGGGAAGGGGTCGCGGGGTGAGAGAGTCGGGGAAGGAAAGGTGGGAGAGCGAGGCGTTTCGTGTAATTCCTTCGATTCGGAGGTACGAGCACATTCCGCATCTCAAGGGAATATGCCGCTCGGGGGAATGGGTGAGTTCCTGTCCTCGGTTGCTACCAAACACAAGAACGAGGCCCAGTCATGGCACAGACCCGTTACGTTCCACTCCATGATACAAACCAAACACACGGAGGGTTTACTTGGTTTTACGGGGTGGTTAGGATATGATTGGCTTAGATTTGATAGAGTGAGACGGGCCCACCACTTAAAATCAGGGGGGCCAATTAGTGATGGCCAGGCGGCAGGGTTCGTGAAAGTCCGTCTGTTTTGCGCGTGTGTGTAGTATTATCGCCCCAAGTGTCCTACGTTGGCTACCCATCGAACTGCCTACAAATATCACGAGTGACCAGACCCGCCATTCACGCGGCACTCAGAAGTCAGAACACAGCCATTAGCCATTGCCATGCCGACCATGCCATCCCATGCACTGGCCCTCGTGCTCCTCCTTCTCGCAGCAAGCAAAGCAGCTTCCCAGGGGGTATGCATAGACCCCCGTCCTTCTTCCGCCGCAGCACCAGCGCCACCAACGTCCAACACTACCAACAGCAGCGCGTTCCGCACCAACGTCCTCACGCTCCTGAACGCCCTCCCCCAGGCCGTAGCGCCAACGGGCTTCGCCTCCCTCTCCTTGGGCACCGGCCGCGACCGTGCCTTCGTCCGCGGCCTCTGCCGCGGCGATACCACGCCGTCTCAGTGCCTCGCTGACATGCAAGCAAGCGTCATCGACTTACGCGGCAGGTGCGCGTCAAACCGGAGCGCGGCAGCCTATTACGACAAGGCCTACATCACCTTCGCCGACACCAACGACACGATCAACCTCTACTACGAGAAGCGCTCGCTTAACGCGNNNNNNNNNNNNNNNNNNNNNNNNNNNNNNNNNNNNNNNNNNNNNNNNNNNNNNNNNNNNNNNNNNNNNNNNNNNNNNNNNNNNNNNNNNNNNNNNNNNNNNNNNNNNNNNNNNNNNNNNNNNNNNNNNNNNNNNNNNNNNNNNNNNNNNNNNNNNNNNNNNNNNNNNNNNNNNNNNNNNNNNNNNNNNNNNNNNNNNNNNNNNNNNNNNNNNNNNNNNNNNNNNNNNNNNNNNNNNNNNNNNNNNNNNNNNNNNNNNNNNNNNNNNNNNNNNNNNNNNNNNNNNNNNNNNNNNNNNNNNNNNNNNNNNNNNNNNNNNNNNNNNNNNNNNNNNNNNNNNNNNNNNNNNNNNNNNNNNNNNNNNNNNNNNNNNNNNNNNNNNNNNNNNNNNNNNNNNNNNNNNNNNNNNNNNNNNNNNNNNNNNNNNNNNNNNNNNNNNNNNNNNNNNNNNNNNNNNNNNNNNNNNNNNNNNNNNNNNNNNNNNNNNNNNNNNNNNNNNNNNNNNNNNNNNNNNNNNNNNNNNNNNNNNNNNNNNNNNNNNNNNNNNNNNNNNNNNNNNNNNNNNNNNNNNNNNNNNNNNNNNNNNNNNNNNNNNNNNNNNNNNNNNNNNNNNNNNNNNNNNNNNNNNNNNNNNNNNNNNNNNNNNNNNNNNNNNNNNNNNNNNNNNNNNNNNNNNNNNNNNNNNNNNNNNNNNNNNNNNNNNNNNNNNNNNNNNNNNNNNNNNNNNNNNNNNNNNNNNNNNNNNNNNNNNNNNNNNNNNNNNNNNNNNNNNNNNNNNNNNNNNNNNNNNNNNNNNNNNNNNNNNNNNNNNNNNNNNNNNNNNNNNNNNNNNNNNNNNNNNNNNNNNNNNNNNNNNNNNNNNNNNNNNNNNNNNNNNNNNNNNNNNNNNNNNNNNNNNNNNNNNNNNNNNNNNNNNNNNNNNNNNNNNNNNNNNNNNNNNNNNNNNNNNNNNNNNNNNNNNNNNNNNNNNNNNNNNNNNNNNNNNNNNNNNNNNNNNNNNNNNNNNNNNNNNNNNNNNNNNNNNNNNNNNNNNNNNNNNNNNNNNNNNNNNNNNNNNNNNNNNNNNNNNNNNNNNNNNNNNNNNNNNNNNNNNNNNNNNNNNNNNNNNNNNNNNNNNNNNNNNNNNNNNNNNNNNNNNNNNNNNNNNNNNNNNNNNNNNNNNNNNNNNNNNNNNNNNNNNNNNNNNNNNNNNNNNNNNNNNNNNNNNNNNNNNNNNNNNNNNNNNNNNNNNNNNNNNNNNNNNNNNNNNNNNNNNNNNNNNNNNNNNNNNNNNNNNNNNNNNNNNNNNNNNNNNNNNNNNNNNNNNNNNNNNNNNNNNNNNNNNNNNNNNNNNNNNNNNNNNNNNNNNNNNNNNNNNNNNNNNNNNNNNNNNNNNNNNNNNNNNNNNNNNNNNNNNNNNNNNNNNNNNNNNNNNNNNNNNNNNNNNNNNNNNNNNNNNNNNNNNNNNNNNNNNNNNNNNNNNNNNNNNNNNNNNNNNNNNNNNNNNNNNNNNNNNNNNNNNNNNNNNNNNNNNNNNNNNNNNNNNNNNNNNNNNNNNNNNNNNNNNNNNNNNNNNNNNNNNNNNNNNNNNNNNNNNNNNNNNNNNNNNNNNNNNNNNNNNNNNNNNNNNNNNNNNNNNNNNNNNNNNNNNNNNNNNNNNNNNNNNNNNNNNNNNNNNNNNNNNNNNNNNNNNNNNNNNNNNNNNNNNNNNNNNNNNNNNNNNNNNNNNNNNNNNNNNNNNNNNNNNNNNNNNNNNNNNNNNNNNNNNNNNNNNNNNNNNNNNNNNNNNNNNNNNNNNNNNNNNNNNNNNNNNNNNNNNNNNNNNNNNNNNNNNNNNNNNNNNNNNNNNNNNNNNNNNNNNNNNNNNNNNNNNNNNNNNNNNNNNNNNNNNNNNNNNNNNNNNNNNNNNNNNNNNNNNNNNNNNNNNNNNNNNNNNNNNNNNNNNNNNNNNNNNNNNNNNNNNNNNNNNNNNNNNNNNNNNNNNNNNNNNNNNNNNNNNNNNNNNNNNNNNNNNNNNNNNNNNNNNNNNNNNNNNNNNNNNNNNNNNNNNNNNNNNNNNNNNNNNNNNNNNNNNNNNNNNNNNNNNNNNNNNNNNNNNNNNNNNNNNNNNNNNNNNNNNNNNNNNNNNNNNNNNNNNNNNNNNNNNNNNNNNNNNNNNNNNNNNNNNNNNNNNNNNNNNNNNNNNNNNNNNNNNNNNNNNNNNNNNNNNNNNNNNNNNNNNNNNNNNNNNNNNNNNNNNNNNNNNNNNNNNNNNNNNNNNNNNNNNNNNNNNNNNNNNNNNNNNNNNNNNNNNNNNNNNNNNNNNNNNNNNNNNNNNNNNNNNNNNNNNNNNNNNNNNNNNNNNNNNNNNNNNNNNNNNNNNNNNNNNNNNNNNNNNNNNNNNNNNNNNNNNNNNNNNNNNNNNNNNNNNNNNNNNNNNNNNNNNNNNNNNNNNNNNNNNNNNNNNNNNNNNNNNNNNNNNNNNNNNNNNNNNNNNNNNNNNNNNNNNNNNNNNNNNNNNNNNNNNNNNNNNNNNNNNNNNNNNNNNNNNNNNNNNNNNNNNNNNNNNNNNNNNNNNNNNNNNNNNNNNNNNNNNNNNNNNNNNNNNNNNNNNNNNNNNNNNNNNNNNNNNNNNNNNNNNNNNNNNNNNNNNNNNNNNNNNNNNNNNNNNNNNNNNNNNNNNNNNNNNNNNNNNNNNNNNNNNNNNNNNNNNNNNNNNNNNNNNNNNNNNNNNNNNNNNNNNNNNNNNNNNNNNNNNNNNNNNNNNNNNNNNNNNNNNNNNNNNNNNNNNNNNNNNNNNNNNNNNNNNNNNNNNNNNNNNNNNNNNNNNNNNNNNNNNNNNNNNNNNNNNNNNNNNNNNNNNNNNNNNNNNNNNNNNNNNNNNNNNNNNNNNNNNNNNNNNNNNNNNNNNNNNNNNNNNNNNNNNNNNNNNNNNNNNNNNNNNNNNNNNNNNNNNNNNNNNNNNNNNNNNNNNNNNNNNNNNNNNNNNNNNNNNNNNNNNNNNNNNNNNNNNNNNNNNNNNNNNNNNNNNNNNNNNNNNNNNNNNNNNNNNNNNNNNNNNNNNNNNNNNNNNNNNNNNNNNNNNNNNNNNNNNNNNNNNNNNNNNNNNNNNNNNNNNNNNNNNNNNNNNNNNNNNNNNNNNNNNNNNNNNNNNNNNNNNNNNNNNNNNNNNNNNNNNNNNNNNNNNNNNNNNNNNNNNNNNNNNNNNNNNNNNNNNNNNNNNNNNNNNNNNNNNNNNNNNNNNNNNNNNNNNNNNNNNNNNNNNNNNNNNNNNNNNNNNNNNNNNNNNNNNNNNNNNNNNNNNNNNNNNNNNNNNNNNNNNNNNNNNNNNNNNNNNNNNNNNNNNNNNNNNNNNNNNNNNNNNNNNNNNNNNNNNNNNNNNNNNNNNNNNNNNNNNNNNNNNNNNNNNNNNNNNNNNNNNNNNNNNNNNNNNNNNNNNNNNNNNNNNNNNNNNNNNNNNNNNNNNNNNGGTTACCCAATGCCCCAGAAACCACATTCCATTGACACAGGAGACTAATATTCCTAGCTTCAAGATTAGTAACTCCCAACCCCCTCGATCTCTAGGACGACAAACATCCAACCAGATAACCAACCGATACTTTTACACTCCATCCTTCTCTTGCCAACAAACTATACAAGCACGAAAGAAATCAAGTCTCTTACCAACACCTCTAGGCCAACGAAAAAGGGACAATAAGAGAATAGGAATATTACTGACACAAGTATCACAGAGAATAAACGAGGCCCCATGGAGTGAAAGATCCCTTGCCATGAAGCTGCCATTTTTCATATTTGTCCTCAGGTGGCTCCCAATCAAGATTACATAACTTTTGAAAATGTAGAGAAATCCCTAAATATCTAAAAGGAAAATCACCTACTATGTAAGTAAAAATTTGAGCATAATCATTCTATTCCAGCAACGCATCGCTAAAACAGTGGATCTTGCTCTTCAGAACTTAATTTTAGCCATGTTCAATGCTCATAAACATATAagataaccttcaaggtcatctTCCAAATAAAAGATGGTATCGTCTGCGTATTGTAGAATGGTGAAACCTCGGTTATACCAAGGAAGCAATAACATCAATAGTTAAATTAAAGAGGAGAGTGGGGAAAGGACTCCCCCTGCCTCAAGCCTTTCCTAGTAACAAACTAAGAGCCTGACATGTCATTCAAGGTAATAGTTGCTTTACCATCGCTAAAAAAACAATTAGGCCACCGTACAAATTTAACCAGGAATCCTTTCATGCTTAACGCATCATGCACAAATTCCAAAATGAATTTATTGTATGCTTTCTCAAAATCTAGTTTAAAAAGGGCAGCAGAGTATGCAATGAATATAAAGTCTCATGTAAAACAACTACATTATCTAACATAAACTGACCTTTGGTAAAAGCAGATTGAGCTTTGTGAACACTCTTGTCTACAGTCAACATGGCTCTACTATTGAGAACTTCAGTAACAATTTTAAATCGAACAATAAGGATGAAGATGGGCCTATACATCTGTTTTATCAGCCCCTTGACCTTTAGCGGTCAGAGTTACTATATCATAGTTTAGTCTAGAAATGTCAATAACGCGATCATAAAAATCCTGGAAAATTTTAAGAAAATCACCAGAGACAAGACGCCAAAAGATTAGGTAAAACTCAACAAGCATGCCATCTAGCTCGCTGCTCTATTGTGACTCGTGGGGAAACTGCAGTTTTAATCTCGTCATGTGTAAACTTGTCATTCAACCTACTGTTATCTACATCGGAAAGGCAACCGGGCAAAGGAATAATAAGAGAGAAAGGAAGAAGATCGTCCTTCCAAAAAGCTTCTTATAAAAGGTAGTAGCATATTTGATGAGTTGTTCGCCTCCTTGAATGATGCGCTCATCTTGATTGAATCTGAAAAATCTTATTCTTACATTTTGTACCACTAGCATTAATCATAAAATACTTAGAATTACTATCTCCATGTCTTATATCTCTCTCTTTATACTGTTAGTACCATTTAAATTCCTCCTCCCTAAGAATTTTATTTCAGTCATTTTCCAGTTTATCTCTTAAGCCATAGTCAGCTTCTAAGGCACCAAAAAGCTCGCATTTCTTATCCACAACATCCAGCCAATTAGTAATGCATTCTCTATCCCTCCTATAAGCCTCCTCACCATTAAGATTCTAGCCCTTGAGGCTTGTCTTGAAAGGTTTCATAGTCAATGCAAGGTACTGCCTCTGCGAGCGAACAATAGACGACCAGGCATTGTTAACTATATCGGAGAGATCTTTCATAGTCCACCAGCTTAATTCAAACCTAAAAGATGCATTTATCGCAACAGGATTATCACAGTATGTAAAAGAAGAGCAGCATGGTTAGAAACCCCTCTAACCAGGATTCTGACAGTAACCAAAGGAAACCTTTGCTCCCAGGAGGGGCTAACCAAAATTGTATGTAATTTAACAAACAGAGGGTCCATCTGGTTATTAGACCATGTGTAGCTCGGACATGACATCACAAGCTCTTTAAAACTCATCCCCGTACACATTGATTAGGATTCACTTGAATCCTGATCACTTGTTCATTATGACCATTCTAGTCATAAACCTCTCGGCCATACATGTATCTACCTGGAACAGATCATGTCTAACACCCATAAGTGAACATCCAAAAGCCCCATCAGAAGGCTGCCAGAACCAAATAACTGTAGCCAGCCAGGAATCAATAAGATCCTTCTTTTTTGTCTCTTGTATACAGATAAACTCAAGGTAAGGTATAGCTAAATCGCATGTTTCTTATTGCAGATAATGCAGGAGAGGGCTTGAACTATATTAGTCTCCAAGTGTTGAGGGTTGCCACATCCAATTTTTCTATAAACAACAAACTGGGAGAGGGAGGATTCGGAGAGGTTTTTAAGGTGTGTATTGTGCTTTGGTATGAATATTACATGAGAATACAAATCTATACTAAATGTACCAGAGACAATATTTGGTGAATTATTTAATTTAATCCAAGAGCAAACTTGCCTCTACTGTCTACATAGGGGGAAATGCAGGACGGAATGAAAATAGCCGTCAAAAGGCTGTCAAAGGACTCTGTTCAAGGGTTTGGTGAGCTGAAAAATGAGCTAGTGCTAGCTAACAAACTTAAGCACAAGAATCTGGTGCAGCTTCTCGGTGTTTGCTTGCAAGAGAAACTGCTGGTGTACGAATATATGCCTAATGGAAGCCTAGACACGATTATTTTCAGTAATTCTCCCATCTCATCTTGTCAAAACTTTAGTACACCACTAGTCTGCTATTCTGCTGTTTTTAGTTTGAGTGGTGCATGTGTGTCGCAGATTCGGAGAAGGCACACCAACTCGATTGGATGAAAAGAAGCATGATCATCTCTGGGATTGCTCGAGGTCTACTGTATCTCCACCAGGAGTCTCGTCTAAAAGTCATCCACCGTGACCTGAAGCCAAGCAACGTCTTACTGGACCTGGATATGAACCCCAAGATCTCAGATTTTGGTCTTTCTAGGGCTTTCGGTGGAGATCAATCGATGGATGTAACAAAACGTGCTGTTGGTACACTGTAAGTCTTTGCTTCTGTGTACGTACTTTGCAAATGCACACTGTTCTAGCCAAATTAACGGAAGATGACCGTTTGAGTGATACGATATCAAATGGTAAATGCAACACTGAGCAAGAGTGCTTATTTTGGAACTAATTCATGCAGCGGATACATGGCTCCGGAATATGCGTACCACGGCCAAGTCTCTACCAAGT is drawn from Triticum dicoccoides isolate Atlit2015 ecotype Zavitan chromosome 4A, WEW_v2.0, whole genome shotgun sequence and contains these coding sequences:
- the LOC119283785 gene encoding cysteine-rich receptor-like protein kinase 10, with product MPTMPSHALALVLLLLAASKAASQGVCIDPRPSSAAAPAPPTSNTTNSSAFRTNVLTLLNALPQAVAPTGFASLSLGTGRDRAFVRGLCRGDTTPSQCLADMQASVIDLRGRCASNRSAAAYYDKAYITFADTNDTINLYYEKRSLNLNRMFLIADNAGEGLNYISLQVLRVATSNFSINNKLGEGGFGEVFKGEMQDGMKIAVKRLSKDSVQGFGELKNELVLANKLKHKNLVQLLGVCLQEKLLVYEYMPNGSLDTIIFNSEKAHQLDWMKRSMIISGIARGLLYLHQESRLKVIHRDLKPSNVLLDLDMNPKISDFGLSRAFGGDQSMDVTKRAVGTLGYMAPEYAYHGQVSTKSDMYSFGVVVVEIVTGRRNNASLDDDTASRSLLSQVWEAWSAGSMEEVVDPSLGRGYPKNDVLKCVQIGLLCLQEDPSARPAAWEVVLMLDSPSMSMTMRTPTRPAFCFTQPGVSNPTLSYQSSRPRGAITSQQLPTPVSGNDVTISDVEPR